The genome window TCAAGGCAGAGCTGCTGCGCCAACCGCTGTAGCCGGTCAATCAGTCACCGCGTTTGCACAGCAGGTAAGCGGCCAGCAGGCCCAACGCGCCAACGGCAACGCCGGCGGTAGTCCATGGGTGCTCTTGCGCGTAGTCGCGGGTGGCGACGCCGGTTTCGCGGATTTTGACTTTGCTTTCTTCGTAGGCATCGCTGATCAGGTGGCGGGAGTGCTTGAGAGCATTCTCGGCATTACTTTTCAGGGCCTTCAGCGTTTTGCGCGACTCATCGGATGCATCATCCTTGAGGCTCTCAAGGGACTTGAGCAGGCTCGAAATCTCGGCTTCCATGCTTTCCAGCGACGCTTTGCGTAAAGAAGTGTTGGCCATGTGGGCTCTCCTGAAGTGATTGAGTGGCGTGTGTAGATACCGACTACGGCGTTTTCAGAAAGTGCAGTAAATCTGAACTTTCACCTACGAATAGCCGCCAGAAGCAGTACGAACATTGACTGCTACGCTCAGTAGAGACCTCAGGAGAAACGCTATGTCAGATCATCACACTTACAAGAAAGTCGAACTGGTGGGCTCGTCGACGACCAGTATCGAAGACGCCATCAACAACGCGATTGCCGAAGCGCATAAGAGCATCAAGCACTTGGAGTGGTTTGAAGTGACCGAAACCCGTGGCCACATCAAGGACGGCAAGGCCGCGCACTTCCAGGTCACGCTGAAGGTGGGGTTCCGAATTGCCAGTAGTTGATCACGTCGGTTGAACTTGCCGACTGGCCGATTGCCATAACCTGCGCTACACCCTTAGGGTGCCGATGCAATGCATCGGCACGCTCTTTTCGATCAGCGCAAGGAAAGTAACGGATGAAGAAGTTCCTGTTGGCGGTAGGTTTGTTGAGCATCGCGGGTACAGCCCTGGCGGCGGGCAAGCCTTGTGAGGAGCTGAAAAGTGAACTCGCAGCAAAGCTTGATGCGAAAGGCGTTCAGCATTATTCCCTGGATGTTGTCGATAAAGGCGCTGCAGCCGATGGAGATAAGGTGATTGGCTCCTGCGAAGGCGGCACCAAGGAAATCGTCTACAAACGCGGTTAATCCCGTGTTCCAGACATAAAAAACCGACGCGAGTGCGTCGGTTTTTTTTCGCCTCGGGCTCAGCCTTTCATCAGCTGTGCCAGCAGCTCGTAGGAATGAATCCGGTCAGCGTGCTCGTAGAGGTCGCTGGTAAAGATCAGCTCATCGGCACCGGTTTGCTCGATCAGCACTTCCAGTTTGGCGCGGATCTTGGCCGGGCCGCCGACCATGGCCAAGCCGAGGAAGCTGCCGACGGCGTCTTTTTCATGGGGCAGCCACAGGCCGTCCATGCTTTTCACCGGTGGGCGCTGCACCAGGCTTTGCCCGCGCATCAGCGCCAGAATGCGTTGGTACACGGACGTGGCGAGGTAATCGGCCTGCTCGTCGGTATCGGCCGCCACCAGCGGAATGCCGAGCATCACGTAGGGCTTGTCCAGCACGGCTGAAGGCTTGAAGTGATTGCGATACACGCGAATCGCCTCGTGCATCAAGCGCGGTGCGAAATGTGAGGCGAAGGCGTAGGGCAAACCCCTCTCTCCCGCAAGCTGCGCGCTGAACAGGCTGGAACCCAGCAGCCAGACCGGTACGTTGGTGCCAGTGCCCGGCACGGCGATCACCCGTTGGTCAGGCGTGCGTGGGCCGAGGTAGGCCATCAGTTCGGCCACGTCTTCGGGGAAATCGTCGGCGCTGCCCGAGCGTTCACGGCGCAGGGCGCGGGCGGTCATCTGGTCGGAACCGGGCGCGCGGCCCAAGCCCAGGTCGATACGGCCGGGGTACAGGCTTTCCAGCGTGCCGAACTGCTCGGCAATTACCAAGGGCGCGTGGTTGGGCAGCATGACGCCGCCGGAGCCGACGCGGATGGTCGAGGTGCCACCGGCCAGATAGCCCAGCAACACCGAGGTGGCCGAGCTGGCGATGCCGTCCATGTTGTGGTGTTCGGCCACCCAAAAACGGTTGTAGCCGAACTTTTCCACGTGCTGGGCGAGGTCCAGAGAGTTGCGCAACGATTGCGCGATGCTCCCGTTGGCGCGCACGGGCACGAGGTCGAGGGTCGAGAACTTCACGTCGGACAGCGATTTCATAAGCCTGCTTCTCCATTAGGTGCGCAGGCTTATAGACGAACCAAAACCTGCCGCTTCATGTGCATGTTCTATGCAATGAGGGCATATACCCGAGATTCAATAGAGGTGGAGAGATTTCCTACTAAATAACTAGGTTTTTCCGACAAGATGAACTTTGCCCGCGCATCTATCCTCAGAACCCTTACTGAAGCAAAACCACCGTTCGAGGAGACCGCTATGAGTATCGTTAAAAAAGCATCCGCGCATTGGGAAGGTGATCTGAAGACTGGGCTGGGTTCCATTTCCACCGAAACCGGCGTGCTGCGTGAAGCGCCTTACGGCTTCAAGGCCCGTTTCGAAGGAGGCAAGGGCACCAACCCTGAAGAATTGATCGGTGCGGCCCACGCCGGCTGTTTCTCCATGGCGTTTTCGATGATTCTCGGCGACGCCGGCCTCAAGGCCGACAGCATTGACACCCAGGCTGAAGTGACGCTGGACCAAGTGGAAGGTGGCTTTGCAATCACCGCCGTGCACCTGATCCTCAAGGCCAAGATTCCAGGCGCAAGCCAGGCCCAGTTCGACGAACTGAGCAAGAAAGCCAAGGAAGGGTGTCCGGTATCCAAGGTACTGAATGCGAACATCAGCCTGGATGCGACGCTGGTTAACTGATAAAGCATCTTCCAATGTGGGAGCGGGCTTGCTCGCGAACGGGGTGGACCAGTCAATATCACTGTGACTGACCCACCGCATTCGCGAGCAAGCCCGTTCCCACATTTAGTTGTGCGTTAAATCAGAACTCGTGTTTCCCAGATGTGGTCCTATACGCTATGCAACTTAGGCGCACACCCGTGCGCATGCATTCAGGGAGCTACACACATGAAACGTTTTGCCTTGGCGATCATCTGCGCTGTTTTGGCCACGTCGGCCGTGGCCGCGCCAAAAGATTGTGAAGAGCTCAGGAAAGAGATCGAGGTCAAAATCCAGGCTAATGCAGTGCCGTCCTACACCTTGGAAATCGTCAGCAAGGAAGAAGGCGACAAGCACGACGAGGCCATGCGTGTAGGTACTTGCGAGAACGGGACCAAAACCATCATCTACCAAAAGAACAACGACTGATCAGATGCAGTTGACGCTGCGTTCTTGCGCCAGCAACTGCCGCGCTGTGTTGTACAGCCGGATGTTCGGCGTGTAGCCCAGCGAGCGGCCCTCCAGCACATAGCGCTGGCCTGCCTGGAAACTGTTGTACTGCAAGGTCATGAAGCAGGTCCGGTCCTGGGTCTGCGACAACCCGCCCAAACTGCCCCCGGTTGGCACCTCGAAATCAAAGCGCACCATCAGTTCGTGGCTGCCGGGTGGCACCTGAAAGAAACGCCCGTCGTTGAGGTTCTTGCCGTCCAGGCGCTGGGCCATCACCAGTTTGGCGCCCGGGGTCGGGGTGGCGAAATCGACCCATGCCTGGTGCGGATCGACCGGTGGCAATGGGGTCGAAGCACAGGCGCTGAGAAACAGGGCAGTGACGGGAAGCAAGAGCTGGCGCATGGCAGGCACTCAACGGAAGGAAAGAATTGAGCCGGGCGCACAAGGCGGCAAACTCTCTATGAGTATAAACACGTCACGGCATGGAAAAATTCCGCGCCGGCAGGATAGTCTGGCGAGCCAGTCACCCAGGAGCGGTCGGAGCATGTTGAGGCGTTTTCTTCCAGGGCTAATCGTCGTGTTGCTCAGCGGCTGCTCCAGCGTCAGTTATTACGCCCAGTTGGCTGACGGCCAATGGCAATTGCTGAGGGCCCGCGAGCCGGTCGCCGAGGTCATCGCCGACCCCTCTCGGCCACAGGCGCTGCGCGATCACCTGGCGCAATCGCAGAAGGCACGCACCTTTGCCAGCGAGCACCTGCACTTGCCTGACAACCAGAGTTACCGGTTGTACGCCGACATTGGCCGACCCTATGTGGTCTGGAATGTATTCGCCACGCCGGAATTCTCTCTATCCCCGCAAACCCATTGCTTTCCAATCGCCGGCTGCGTCGCTTATCGCGGCTACTACAACCAGGGCGCTGCGCGCGGCGAGGCGGCGGTGCTGCAGCAACGGGGCATGGACGTGTCGATTGACGGTGTCGAGGCTTATTCCACGCTGGGTTGGTTCAACGATCCGATCATGAGTTCGATGATGCACTGGGGCGATGAGCGCCTGGCCACGCTGATTTTTCATGAATTGGCGCATCAGCGTTTTTATGTGAAGGATGACACCGAGTTCAACGAGTCTTATGCCAACTTCGTCGAGCAGGAAGGCACCCGCCAATGGCGTGCGGCGCGTGGCTTGGCGCCATTGAGCAATGCGGCGTTGCAGCAACGCGATCAGTTTATTCGGCTGGTACTTGATACCCGCAAGCGCTTGGAACAACTCTACGCCCAACCGCTGGCGACGGATGTAATGCGCCAGGCCAAAGCCGCAGAGTTCGAGCGCTTGCGCACAGCGTATCAGCACATGCGCGATAGCCAATGGGGCGGGGATAAACGTTACGACGTGTGGGTCAACCAGCCGATGAACAATGCGCGGCTGTTGCCGTTCGGGCTGTATGACCAATGGGTGCCGGCGTTTGCGGCGTTGTTTGCGCAGGAAGGCGGGGATTGGGTGAAGTTTTTTGCGGCGGTTGAAAAATTGGGTGGGTTGCCGGTGGCGCAGCGTAAAGCGGCGTTAAGGCAATTGGAGAGTGGTGGCCGTTAGGGCCTCTTCGCAGGCAAGCCAGCTCCCACAGTTGATCGATTTCCAAACTTGGAATGCGGTCAAGTGTGGGAGCTGGCTTGCCTGCGATAACGGTCTCAAGCGCGCTGCAAAAACGCCTGATGCATCTCATCCAACGTCGCAAAATGCCAAGTCGGCGCCTCGGCATTCAACTCTTCAAAACTGCCGAACCCATACCCCACCGCCGCCGAATCCAGGCCATTGCTGCGTGCTCCGATCAGGTCGTGCTTGCGATCACCAACCATCAACGTGGTCGCCGGGTCCAGGCCTTCTTCGCTCATCAAGTGAGCAATCAGCTCGACTTTATGCGTGCGCGTCCCATCCAGCTCGCTGCCGTAGATGACTTTGAAGTGCTTGGCAAAATCGAAATGCCGGGCGATCTCGCGGGCGAACACCCACGGCTTGGACGTGGCCACATACAGCTGACGGCCCTGGCCGTTCAGCGTTTCCAGTAACGGCATGACGCCGTCGAACACGCGGTTTTCATACAGGCCGGTGACCTTGAAACGCTCGCGATAGAAATTCACCGCCTCCCAGGCCTTGGCTTCATCGAAGCCATAGAACTGCATGAAGGCTTGCAGCAACGGCGGGCCGATAAAGTGTTCCAGCTTGGTCAGGTCCGGCTCGTCGATACCCAGTTTGCCGAGGGCATACTGGATCGAGCGGGTGATGCCTTCGCGCGGATCGGTCAGGGTGCCGTCCAGGTCGAACAGGACGGTTGGGTAATGCAGGGTCATTGATCGAATCCTTCCACCAGGTGCAGGTCTTTGAGCTTCACGTAGTTTGCTGCGCTGTAGGTGAAGAACGCGCGTTCCTTGTCAGTCAACGGACGGATTTGTTTAACCGGGCTGCCCACATACAAAAAGCCGCTGTCGAGTGTCTTGCCCGGTGGAACCAGGCTGCCGGCGCCGATGATGACGTCGTCTTCGACCACGGCGCCGTCCATCACGATGCTGCCCATGCCGATCAAGATCCGATTGCCCACGGTGCAGCCATGCAGCATGACCTTGTGGGCGATGGTCACGTCATCGCCGATCAGCAGCGGGAAGCCATCCGGGTTGAACGGCCCGGCGTGAGTGATGTGCAGCACACAGCCGTCCTGCACGCTGGTGCGCGCACCGATGCGGATGCGGTGCATGTCGCCGCGAATCACGGTCAGCGGCCAAACCGAGCTGTCGGCGCCGATTTCGACATCGCCGATCACCACCGCCGAAATATCGACAAAAGCCCCGGCGCCCAGGGTTGGCGTGTGGTTCTGATAGGTGCGAAGGGTCACGATAGCCTCTCTCTCTTCTGCTGATAGCTGCGGTGGGCGTTGATTGTAATTAAGATGGCCCCATCTTTGTTCTTACATGTTTCTTCAGCCAAGGTGCCAACCGTGAGCGCGAACAACCCTCTTCTGCAGTCCTACGACCTGCCGCCGTTCTCGGCGATCCGTGCCGAGCACGTTCAGCCGGCCATCGAACAGATCCTCGCCGACAACCGCGTTGCCATCGAAGGCATCCTGCAAAGCCAGGGCAAAAATCCGACATGGGCCGGTCTGATACTGGCCATGGACGAGCTGAATGACCGCCTGGGCGCCGCCTGGAGCCCGGTCAGCCACCTCAACGCCGTATGTAACAGTGCCGAGCTGCGCGAAGCTTACGAAGGCTGCCTGCCAGCATTGAGCGCCTACTCCACCGAGATGGGCCAGAACCGCGCACTGTTCCAGGCCTTCGAGGCCCTGGCCAACAGCCCCGAAGCGGCCGGCTTCGATGTGGCGCAAAAAACCATCCTGGAACATTCCCTGCGCGACTTCCGCCTCTCGGGTATCGATTTGCCGCCTGAGCAGCAAAAACGTTACGCCGAGGTGCAGAGCAAGCTGTCCGAGCTGGGCAGCAAATTTTCCAACCAACTGCTGGATGCTACTCAGGCCTGGACCAAACACGTCACCGATGAAGCCACTCTCGCCGGCCTGACCGACTCCGCCAAGGCGCAAATGGCGGCTGCCGCCCAGGCCAAAGGCCTCGACGGCTGGCTGATCACCCTTGAATTTCCGAGCTACTACGCGGTGATGACCTACGCCCAGGACCGCGCCCTGCGTGAAGAAGTCTACGCGGCCTACTGCACCCGTGCGTCGGACCAAGGCCCGAATGCCGGTCAGAACGATAACGGCCCGGTGATGGAACAGATCCTCGACCTGCGTCAGGAACTGGCCACGCTGTTGGGTTATGCGTCCTTCTCCGAGCTGAGCCTGGCCACCAAAATGGCTGAATCCAGCGACCAGGTGCTGAGCTTCCTGCGTGACCTGGCCAAGCGCAGCAAGCCGTTTGCCGCCCAGGACCTGCAACAGCTCAAGGCCTACGCCGCCGAACAAGGCTGCGCCGATCTGCAAAGCTGGGACAGCGGTTTCTACGGTGAAAAACTGCGCGAGCAGCGCTACAGCGTTTCCCAGGAAGCCCTGCGCGCCTACTTCCCGATCGACAAAGTGCTCAGCGGGCTGTTTGCCATCGTCCAGCGCCTGTACGGCATCGAAATCGCCGAGCAAAAAGGCTTCGACACCTGGCACCCGGATGTTCGCCTGTTTGAAATCAAGGAAAACGGCCAGCACGTCGGGCGTTTCTTCTTCGACCTGTACGCCCGCGCCAACAAGCGGGGCGGTGCCTGGATGGATGGCGCGCGCGACCGTCGCCGCACGATCGACGGCGTATTGCAAAGCCCGGTGGCCAACCTGGTGTGCAACTTCACCCCGGCCGACAGCGGCAAGCCTGCGCTGCTGACCCACGATGAAGTCACCACGCTGTTCCACGAATTCGGCCACGGCTTGCACCACCTGCTGACCCGCGTTGAACACGCTGGCGTGTCCGGCATCAACGGTGTGGCCTGGGATGCGGTGGAGTTGCCGAGCCAGTTCATGGAGAACTGGTGCTGGGAGCCGGAAGGCCTGGCGCTGATCTCCGGCCACTATGAAACCGGTGAGCCGCTGCCTCAGGACCTGCTGGAAAAAATGCTGGCGGCGAAGAACTTCCAGTCCGGCCTGATGATGGTGCGCCAACTGGAATTCTCGTTGTTCGACTTCGAGCTGCACGCCACCCATGGCGATGGTCGCACCGTGGCGCAGGTGCTTGAAGGCGTGCGCGATGAGGTCTCGGTCATGCGCCCACCGGCCTACAACCGCTTCCCTAACAGCTTTGCGCACATCTTTGCCGGCGGTTACGCGGCGGGCTATTACAGCTACAAGTGGGCGGAAGTGTTGTCGGCGGATGCCTTCTCCAAGTTCGAGGAAGAGGGTGTGCTCAACGCGGAAACCGGTCGCGCCTTCCGCGAAGCGATTCTGGCGCGGGGCGGTTCCCAGGCGCCGATGGTGCTGTTCGTCGACTTCCGCGGACGGGCGCCGTCGATTGACGCACTCTTGCGTCACAGCGGCCTGAGTGAGGACGCGGCAGCATGAGCGAAGGGCCTGTGATAACCAAAAAGCAATTTATCGCCGGGGCGGTCTGCCCGGCGTGCAGCGAGCCGGACAAGTTGAAGATGTGGACTGAAGACAGCGTGCCGCACCGTGAGTGTGTGGCCTGCGGTTATACCGACACGCTGAATGATCAAGGCTTGTCGGTGCCCAAGGAATTGGGCACGCGGGTGAATACATCGGCGCTGAAGGCGCCGGACCCGAAGGTGCAGGCCGTGCAGTTTTTCCCCAATCCCAAGCTGAAAAAGGATTGATGCCCGCTTAGGGTGTGCGTACCCAATCAGTGTCTTTCTTTGGCTCCACACGGCTGCTGCTGGCCGTGTTGAGCCAACTGTTCATCGAGCACAGGGCAAACGCGCTGGTGCTGCAATCGCCATTCGCCAAGGCTGTACGCAACTTGTCGATATCGGCCTTCATCATGTAGCGAACGCCGTCCTTGAAGCCGTTACTGGTGCCGAAACCGCCCAAGGTCATCTCGTTCAGCGCGTCTTCTTTGCTCCACCCCTGGATCACCACGCGATACATCGCGGCCATCAGGCCTGTGCGGTCAGAGCCGTGTTTGCAGTGCATCAGCACGGGGCCGTTAACTTCTGCTTGCTGGATGGCCCTGAGCGCCGCCAGCACGTCGGAATCGTCGACGTGGTTGGTGCGATAAGTCAGCTGCACCTGTTTGATATCAGATGTCTTCAGCCACGACGCATCAGATTCCGGCAAAAAGTTGATCACCGTGCCGATCTTGAGTTTTTCCAGTACGGGCACGGCGCTGCTGTCCGGCAATGCGCTGCGATACAGGGTAGGCGTCATCTGGTGCAGGTTGAATTGGCCGCCCACAGGCTGGGCCCACTCTGCTGAGCGCAGGGACGTGGCCTCGTCGGCTTGAGCCTGCAGTGTGCTGAGCAGAGCCATGAACGCCAGGCCGAGGGCAGGCAGCAAACGGATTGTGAACATGCGCGTTGGGACCGAATAGGAAGGGCTGATAGGCCACAGATTCGCCTGCGCGGGGTCAACATGGCGTGAGGTACTCGTCAAAGAATCGTGAAGACCCGACCTGATCCGCTGTTTTTCTCGGTTAATCGATTCTTCTCAATTCTTAGCCTGCTATCATTTGTAACTATTGTTTGCGAGCCTGCTCTAGCCCATTGGCTCCTAGTTGCTCGGCAAACCTTCACGCTGCTCCCAGAAGCGGCTGATCAATCCGTGACCACATGATGAGGTGCACCCATGTCTGATCAAGATCAAGACAACCCCCGGCGTGACTTTTTGCGCAAATCCTTGACCTTGATCCCGGTGGTCACGGTTGCCAGCACCGGCCTTGGCGGCTCGATGTTGATGGCCACGCCGGAGCCGGCCCAGGCCGCTCCGGCCAAGCCGCCCGCCAGCGACAAAGCCTATGAACCGAGCTACTTCACCGCCGAAGAATGGGCGTTCATCAACGCGGCCGTCGCCCGCCTGATTCCCGCTGACGCCCAAGGCCCTGGCGCCCTGGAAGCCGGCGCGCCGGAATACATCGACCGCCAGATGAACACGCCGTATGCCGCCGGCGCCCTGTGGTTCATGCAAGGCCCGTTCAACGCCGATGCGGCGCCGGAGATGGGCTGGCAGAGCAAACTGGTGCCCAAGGACATCTATCGCCTGGGCATTGCCGCGACGGATGCATGGTCGAAGGCGTTCAATGGCAAAGCTTTTGCTGCGCAAGACAGCGCTACCCAGGACGACATGCTACGGCGCATGGAGGCTGGCGGCAGTGAAATGACGGCGCATTTCGAAGCCGTGCCCGCGAAAATGTTTTTCAACCTGCTGCTGCAAAACACCAAGGAAGGGTTCTTCTGCGACCCGGTCCACGGCGGCAATAAAGGCATGGTCGGCTGGACAATGATCGGCTTCCCCGGCGCGCGCGCCGATTTCATGGACTGGGTTGAACGCAACGAGCAATACCCCTTCCCGGCTGTTTCCATTCGCGGCGAGAGGGCATAAACGTGGCGACCATCATGAAGAAAGTGGACGCGGTGATCGTGGGCTTCGGCTGGACCGGCGCGATCATGGCCAAGGAATTGACCGAGGCAGGCCTCAATGTGGTTGCGCTGGAGCGCGGCCCGATGCAGGACACCTATCCGGACGGCAACTATCCGCAGGTCATCGACGAACTGACCTACAGCGTGCGTAAAAAACTCTTCCAGGACATCTCCAAGGAGACGGTGACCATTCGCCATAGCGTGAATGACGTCGCCTTGCCCAACCGCCAGTTGGGCGCGTTCCTGCCCGGCAATGGCGTGGGCGGCGCGGGTTTGCACTGGTCGGGCGTGCATTTTCGCGTCGACCCTATCGAACTGCGCATGCGTAGCCACTATGAAGAGCGCTACGGCAAAAATTTCATTCCCAAAGACATGACCATCCAGGACTTCGGCGTGAGCTACGAAGAATTGGAGCCGTTTTTCGACTACGCGGAAAAAGTCTTCGGCACCTCCGGTCAGGCCTGGACCGTAAAAGGTCAGGTGGTGGGCGAAGGGCGTGGCGGCAACCCATACGCACCGGATCGTTCCAACCCGTTCCCGCTGGAGTCGCAGAAAAACACCGTGTCCGCACAGCTGTTTCAGAAGGCGGCTGCCGAGGTCGGTTACAAACCCTACAACCTGCCGTCGGCCAATACCTCGGGGCCGTACACCAACCCCTACGGCGCGCAGATGGGCCCGTGCAACTTCTGCGGGTTCTGCAGCGGTTACGTGTGCTACATGTATTCCAAGGCCTCGCCAAACGTAAACATCCTGCCAGCACTGCGCCAGGTGCCGAACTTTGAGCTGCGGCCCAATTCCCACGTACTCAAGGTCAACCTCGACAGCACCAAGAGCAAGGCCACCGGCGTGACCTATATCGACGGCCAGGGTCGGGAATGCGAGCAACCGGCGGATCTGGTGATCATCGGCTCCTTCCAGTTCAACAACGTACGTCTGATGTTGCTCTCGGGTATCGGCAAACCCTACGACCCGATTACCAATGAGGGTGTGGTAGGCAGGAACTTCGCCTACCAGAACATGGGCACCATCAAGGCCTTCTTCGACAAGGACACCCACACCAACAACTTCATCGGTGCGGGCGGCAATGGCGTGGCCATTGATGACTTCAACGCGGATAACTTCGACCACGGGCCGCACGGCTTTGTGGGAGGCTCGCCGATGTGGGTCAACCAGGCCGGCAGCCGGCCGATTGCCGGTACGTCCAACCCGCCGGGCACCCCGGCGTGGGGCAGTGCCTGGAAACGTGCCACCGCCGATTACTACACCCACCAGGTGTCGATGGACTCCCACGGCGCGCATCAATCCTACCGGGCCAACTACCTGGACCTGGACCCGGTGTACCGCGATGCCTACGGTTTGCCATTGCTGCGGATGACGTTCGACTGGCAGGAAAACGACATCAAGATGAACCGTTTCATGATGGAAAAAATGGGCAAGGTTGCTGAAGCGATGAACCCCAAGGCCATTGCCGTGCTGGGCAAAAAGGTCGGCGAGCATTTCAACACGGCGTCCTACCAGACCACTCACCTCAACGGTGGCGCGATCATGGGCACCGACCCGAAAACCAGCGCGCTGAACCGCTACCTGCAGAGTTGGGATGTGCACAACGTATTTGTCCCGGGCGCATCCGCTTTCCCACAAGGCTTGGGTTACAACCCTACCGGCCTGGTGGCAGCGTTGACCTACTGGTCGGCGCGGGCGATCCGCGAGCAGTACCTCAAGAATCCCGGCCCACTGGTTCAGGCATAAGGAGCGATGACCATGAAAGCACTCGTTATCGCCTCCCTGGCGTTGCTCAGCAGCTGCTCGGTAAGCGCCGCCGAAACCGACTTGATCAAGCAGGGCGAATACCTGGCTCGCGCGGGTGACTGTGTGGCCTGCCACACTGCCAAGGGCGGCAAGCCGTTCGCTGGCGGCCTGCCGATGGAAACGCCCATCGGCGTGATCTATTCCACCAACATCACCCCGGACAAGACGGGCCTGGGCGACTACAGCTTCGAAGACTTCGACAAGGCCGTGCGCCATGGTGTCGTCAAGAACGGTAGTACGCTTTACCCGGCGATGCCGTATCCGTCCTACGCACGCGTCAGCGACAGCGATATGCAGGCGTTGTATGCGTATTTCATGAAAGGGGTTGAGCCGGTCGCCCAAGCGAACAAGGACAGTGACATTCCGTGGCCCTTGAGCATGCGCTGGCCGTTGGCGGCCTGGCGCTGGATGTTTGCCCCGACGGTGGAGGAGCATCCGGCACAGGTCGCCGCCGACCCGGTGATCAGCCGTGGCGCCTACCTGGTTGAAGGCCTCGGCCACTGTGGCGCCTGCCATACGCCGCGCGCGCTGACCATGCAGGAAAAAGCCCTGAGTGCCGCGGACGGCGCTGCCTTCCTGTCCGGCAGCGCGCCGTTGGAAGGCTGGATCGCGAAAAGCCTGCGTGGCGACCACAAGGACGGCCTCGGCAGTTGGAGCGAGGAGCAACTGGTGCAGTTCCTCAAGACCGGTCGCAGTGACCGCAGCGCGGTGTTTGGCGGCATGAGTGATGTTGTCGTGCACAGCATGCAGTACATGTCGCAGGACGACCTGACCGCTATCGCCCGTTACCTCAAAAGCCTGCCGGCGGTCGATCCCAAGGATCAGCCGCATCAGTACGATAAACAGGTGGCCGACGCGCTGTGGAAAGGCGATGACAGCAAACCGGGCGCGTCGGTGTATATCGACAACTGCGCCGCCTGCCACCGTACGGACGGCCACGGTTATACGCGGGTGTTCCCGGCACTGGCGGGTAACCCGGTGTTGCAGACGGCGGATGCCACGTCGTTGATCAACATTGTGTTGA of Pseudomonas fluorescens contains these proteins:
- the prlC gene encoding oligopeptidase A, producing the protein MAPSLFLHVSSAKVPTVSANNPLLQSYDLPPFSAIRAEHVQPAIEQILADNRVAIEGILQSQGKNPTWAGLILAMDELNDRLGAAWSPVSHLNAVCNSAELREAYEGCLPALSAYSTEMGQNRALFQAFEALANSPEAAGFDVAQKTILEHSLRDFRLSGIDLPPEQQKRYAEVQSKLSELGSKFSNQLLDATQAWTKHVTDEATLAGLTDSAKAQMAAAAQAKGLDGWLITLEFPSYYAVMTYAQDRALREEVYAAYCTRASDQGPNAGQNDNGPVMEQILDLRQELATLLGYASFSELSLATKMAESSDQVLSFLRDLAKRSKPFAAQDLQQLKAYAAEQGCADLQSWDSGFYGEKLREQRYSVSQEALRAYFPIDKVLSGLFAIVQRLYGIEIAEQKGFDTWHPDVRLFEIKENGQHVGRFFFDLYARANKRGGAWMDGARDRRRTIDGVLQSPVANLVCNFTPADSGKPALLTHDEVTTLFHEFGHGLHHLLTRVEHAGVSGINGVAWDAVELPSQFMENWCWEPEGLALISGHYETGEPLPQDLLEKMLAAKNFQSGLMMVRQLEFSLFDFELHATHGDGRTVAQVLEGVRDEVSVMRPPAYNRFPNSFAHIFAGGYAAGYYSYKWAEVLSADAFSKFEEEGVLNAETGRAFREAILARGGSQAPMVLFVDFRGRAPSIDALLRHSGLSEDAAA
- a CDS encoding YheV family putative zinc ribbon protein translates to MSEGPVITKKQFIAGAVCPACSEPDKLKMWTEDSVPHRECVACGYTDTLNDQGLSVPKELGTRVNTSALKAPDPKVQAVQFFPNPKLKKD
- a CDS encoding dual specificity protein phosphatase family protein, whose protein sequence is MFTIRLLPALGLAFMALLSTLQAQADEATSLRSAEWAQPVGGQFNLHQMTPTLYRSALPDSSAVPVLEKLKIGTVINFLPESDASWLKTSDIKQVQLTYRTNHVDDSDVLAALRAIQQAEVNGPVLMHCKHGSDRTGLMAAMYRVVIQGWSKEDALNEMTLGGFGTSNGFKDGVRYMMKADIDKLRTALANGDCSTSAFALCSMNSWLNTASSSRVEPKKDTDWVRTP
- a CDS encoding gluconate 2-dehydrogenase subunit 3 family protein, coding for MSDQDQDNPRRDFLRKSLTLIPVVTVASTGLGGSMLMATPEPAQAAPAKPPASDKAYEPSYFTAEEWAFINAAVARLIPADAQGPGALEAGAPEYIDRQMNTPYAAGALWFMQGPFNADAAPEMGWQSKLVPKDIYRLGIAATDAWSKAFNGKAFAAQDSATQDDMLRRMEAGGSEMTAHFEAVPAKMFFNLLLQNTKEGFFCDPVHGGNKGMVGWTMIGFPGARADFMDWVERNEQYPFPAVSIRGERA
- a CDS encoding GMC family oxidoreductase — encoded protein: MATIMKKVDAVIVGFGWTGAIMAKELTEAGLNVVALERGPMQDTYPDGNYPQVIDELTYSVRKKLFQDISKETVTIRHSVNDVALPNRQLGAFLPGNGVGGAGLHWSGVHFRVDPIELRMRSHYEERYGKNFIPKDMTIQDFGVSYEELEPFFDYAEKVFGTSGQAWTVKGQVVGEGRGGNPYAPDRSNPFPLESQKNTVSAQLFQKAAAEVGYKPYNLPSANTSGPYTNPYGAQMGPCNFCGFCSGYVCYMYSKASPNVNILPALRQVPNFELRPNSHVLKVNLDSTKSKATGVTYIDGQGRECEQPADLVIIGSFQFNNVRLMLLSGIGKPYDPITNEGVVGRNFAYQNMGTIKAFFDKDTHTNNFIGAGGNGVAIDDFNADNFDHGPHGFVGGSPMWVNQAGSRPIAGTSNPPGTPAWGSAWKRATADYYTHQVSMDSHGAHQSYRANYLDLDPVYRDAYGLPLLRMTFDWQENDIKMNRFMMEKMGKVAEAMNPKAIAVLGKKVGEHFNTASYQTTHLNGGAIMGTDPKTSALNRYLQSWDVHNVFVPGASAFPQGLGYNPTGLVAALTYWSARAIREQYLKNPGPLVQA
- a CDS encoding cytochrome c is translated as MKALVIASLALLSSCSVSAAETDLIKQGEYLARAGDCVACHTAKGGKPFAGGLPMETPIGVIYSTNITPDKTGLGDYSFEDFDKAVRHGVVKNGSTLYPAMPYPSYARVSDSDMQALYAYFMKGVEPVAQANKDSDIPWPLSMRWPLAAWRWMFAPTVEEHPAQVAADPVISRGAYLVEGLGHCGACHTPRALTMQEKALSAADGAAFLSGSAPLEGWIAKSLRGDHKDGLGSWSEEQLVQFLKTGRSDRSAVFGGMSDVVVHSMQYMSQDDLTAIARYLKSLPAVDPKDQPHQYDKQVADALWKGDDSKPGASVYIDNCAACHRTDGHGYTRVFPALAGNPVLQTADATSLINIVLNGGTLPATHTAPSTFTMPAFAWRLSDQEVADVVSFVRGSWGNKGAPVTASDVADLRKSDMRTTSGDDLGQVTQKH